In Paracoccaceae bacterium Fryx2, a single genomic region encodes these proteins:
- the mdoH gene encoding glucans biosynthesis glucosyltransferase MdoH, whose product MPTASADRAGVLLARSVGFLLSLVSAVGAGLLFLQFGASDGLDAFDVVRSVLILASTFWLAWGAAQGILGLMTRPKPPRRRLDGPIRGRTAILVPVYNEDPVTTFSRIAAMDASVAAALDAAGSDAQVHVAILSDTRDPAIAAREQLWFLRLLRERDGQGRIFYRRRVLNTGRKAGNIEDFVQTSGAAYDYALILDADSLMEGETILEMIRRMEAEPRLGLLQTVPKVVRARARFGRAMQFSAAFFSPVYARGLAMMQGDTGPFWGHNAIVRVRAFAESCGLPELSGRPPFGGHVMSHDYVEAALLARAGWVVRLDDDLGGSFEEGPENLIDHAKRDRRWCQGNLQHARIIGAPGLKPWSRFVFLQGILAYIAPLFWLGFLLASIAAPVFAPPLDYFPVPYWPFPVFPSDETWKAIGLAIGVFGLLLAPKLLVALDAAIRGRARGFGGAPRAMTSTLVELLFSSITAPILMMFQTRSVMQVLLGRDGGWPTNNRGDGRLSLAEAWSASHWIVTSGLLGLWATWHFAPGLVPWLLPVALPMILAPVVISWSSRPGRSALFTTPTDLAESPVMQMQARILAAWTGEVADASPAQPPAPAEPAAAQKAAIHA is encoded by the coding sequence CGGGCTGGATGCGTTCGACGTGGTGCGCAGCGTGCTGATCCTGGCCTCGACCTTCTGGCTTGCCTGGGGGGCGGCGCAGGGCATTCTGGGGCTGATGACACGGCCAAAGCCGCCGCGCCGACGGCTTGACGGCCCGATCCGGGGCCGAACCGCCATTCTGGTGCCGGTCTACAACGAAGACCCGGTGACCACCTTTTCGCGCATCGCCGCCATGGATGCCTCGGTCGCGGCGGCGCTTGACGCGGCCGGGTCGGATGCACAGGTGCATGTGGCGATCCTGTCCGACACGCGCGATCCGGCCATCGCCGCGCGCGAACAGCTGTGGTTCCTGCGCCTGCTGCGCGAACGGGACGGGCAGGGCCGGATCTTCTACCGCCGCCGGGTGCTGAACACCGGGCGCAAGGCGGGCAACATCGAGGATTTCGTGCAGACCTCGGGCGCGGCCTACGACTACGCGCTGATCCTCGATGCCGACAGCCTGATGGAAGGCGAAACCATCCTGGAAATGATCCGCCGGATGGAGGCCGAGCCCCGGCTGGGCCTGTTGCAGACCGTGCCAAAGGTGGTGCGTGCACGGGCCCGCTTCGGCCGTGCGATGCAGTTTTCGGCCGCCTTCTTCTCGCCTGTCTATGCGCGCGGCCTTGCCATGATGCAGGGCGATACCGGCCCGTTCTGGGGCCACAACGCCATCGTGCGGGTGCGCGCCTTTGCCGAAAGCTGCGGGTTGCCGGAGCTTTCCGGCCGCCCGCCGTTCGGCGGCCATGTCATGAGCCATGACTATGTCGAGGCGGCGCTGCTGGCGCGTGCGGGCTGGGTGGTGCGGCTGGACGACGATCTGGGCGGGTCTTTCGAGGAAGGTCCGGAAAACCTGATCGACCATGCCAAGCGCGACCGCCGCTGGTGCCAGGGCAACCTGCAACACGCCCGCATCATCGGCGCGCCGGGGCTGAAGCCGTGGAGCCGCTTCGTGTTCCTGCAGGGCATCCTCGCCTATATCGCGCCGCTGTTCTGGCTGGGCTTCCTTCTGGCGTCGATTGCCGCGCCGGTGTTCGCTCCGCCGCTCGATTATTTCCCGGTGCCCTACTGGCCGTTCCCGGTGTTTCCCAGCGACGAGACGTGGAAGGCGATCGGCCTTGCCATCGGGGTGTTCGGCCTGCTGCTGGCACCGAAGCTGCTGGTGGCGCTGGATGCCGCGATCCGGGGCAGGGCGCGCGGTTTTGGTGGGGCGCCGCGTGCGATGACCTCGACGCTGGTCGAGCTTCTGTTCTCGTCGATCACCGCGCCGATCCTGATGATGTTCCAGACCCGCTCGGTGATGCAGGTGCTGCTGGGGCGCGATGGCGGCTGGCCCACCAACAACCGCGGCGACGGGCGGTTGAGCCTGGCCGAGGCGTGGTCCGCCAGCCACTGGATCGTGACCTCGGGCCTGCTCGGCCTTTGGGCGACCTGGCACTTTGCGCCGGGGCTGGTTCCGTGGCTTCTGCCGGTGGCGCTGCCGATGATCCTGGCGCCGGTGGTGATCTCATGGTCCTCGCGCCCCGGCCGGTCGGCGCTGTTCACCACGCCGACCGATCTGGCGGAAAGCCCGGTGATGCAGATGCAGGCGCGCATCCTGGCGGCATGGACGGGCGAGGTGGCGGATGCTTCACCAGCCCAGCCGCCCGCGCCCGCTGAACCCGCAGCCGCACAGAAAGCCGCGATCCATGCCTGA
- a CDS encoding OpgC domain-containing protein has translation MPLPIGRDPRLDLFRGLALVLIFINHVPGTIYESVTTRNFGFSDAAEAFVLMSGLAAALAYGPDFQAGAVARGVRRLWGRAWTLYLVHLMTTVCAIGIAAGAALWFGATQLLGENQLGVLFEQPLGFLVGIPLLTHQLGYANILPMYAVLLLATPLMLLLGQRAPRLLLALSVALWAFSGQFRLDLPNYPTPGGWFFNPLAWQLIFVVGLLTGLAMRAGRRLVPVSRGLQVLALGWLVLSFFWVWVPGLAAPLNHAMWVGAQHGVPFSLHSFDKTYLGAPRLLHILALAYLVTCVPGLRQAAAGWLARPLVLLGRHSLPVFALGTVLCFLMQAIKDVAPPGLGLDTALIFGGLGLQLALAFVQEHWRDNRPPARAATPAAVAATPQAA, from the coding sequence ATGCCCCTCCCGATCGGCCGCGACCCGCGGCTCGACCTGTTTCGCGGCCTGGCCCTGGTGTTGATCTTCATCAACCATGTGCCGGGCACGATCTACGAGTCGGTCACCACGCGGAACTTCGGCTTTTCCGACGCGGCCGAGGCGTTTGTTCTGATGTCGGGCCTTGCCGCCGCGCTGGCCTATGGCCCCGACTTCCAGGCGGGTGCCGTCGCGCGCGGGGTGCGCAGGCTGTGGGGCCGGGCATGGACGCTGTATCTGGTGCATCTGATGACGACGGTCTGCGCCATCGGCATCGCCGCCGGGGCGGCGCTGTGGTTCGGCGCGACGCAACTGCTGGGGGAAAACCAGCTTGGCGTGCTGTTCGAACAGCCGTTGGGGTTTCTGGTCGGCATTCCGCTGCTGACGCATCAGCTGGGCTATGCCAACATCCTGCCGATGTATGCCGTGCTGCTGCTGGCAACGCCGCTGATGCTTCTGCTTGGCCAGCGCGCGCCGCGGCTGCTGCTGGCACTTTCGGTGGCACTCTGGGCTTTTTCGGGGCAGTTCAGGCTGGACCTGCCGAATTACCCGACGCCGGGGGGGTGGTTCTTCAACCCTCTGGCATGGCAACTGATCTTCGTGGTCGGCCTGCTGACCGGGCTGGCGATGCGCGCGGGGCGTCGGCTGGTGCCGGTTTCGCGCGGGTTGCAGGTGCTGGCGCTGGGATGGCTGGTGCTGTCGTTCTTCTGGGTATGGGTGCCCGGCCTTGCGGCCCCGCTGAACCATGCGATGTGGGTCGGCGCGCAGCACGGCGTGCCGTTCTCGCTGCATTCCTTCGACAAGACCTACCTTGGCGCGCCGCGCCTGCTGCATATCCTGGCGCTGGCCTATCTGGTGACCTGCGTCCCGGGCCTGCGCCAGGCGGCGGCGGGGTGGCTCGCGCGACCGCTGGTGCTGCTGGGGCGGCATTCGCTGCCGGTGTTCGCGTTGGGCACGGTGCTGTGCTTCCTGATGCAGGCGATCAAGGACGTGGCGCCACCCGGTCTGGGCCTCGATACGGCGCTGATCTTCGGCGGGCTGGGCCTGCAACTGGCGCTGGCTTTCGTGCAGGAGCATTGGCGCGACAACCGCCCGCCTGCGCGCGCCGCGACCCCGGCCGCGGTGGCGGCGACCCCTCAGGCGGCCTGA